The Morganella morganii sequence TTTACTCCACCTATGAATCCAACGAAAGCATGTACACCAAACTGAAGACCTATAAAGACGGGGCTTATGACCTGGTGGTGCCTTCAACCTATTTTGTCGCCAAAATGCGTCACGAGGGGATGCTGCAGAAGATCGATAAATCAAAGCTGAGTCACTTTGATAATCTGGATCCGAATCTGCTGCACAAACCGTTTGATCCTGAAAATGATTACTCGATCCCGTATATTTGGGGGGCAACTGCTATCGGGATTAACGGTGACGAGATAGATCCGTCATCTGTGACCTCCTGGGCCGATCTGTGGAAACCGGAGTACAAAAACAGCCTGCTGATGACCGATGATGCCCGCGAAGTGTTCCAGATTGCCCTGAGCAAACTGGGTTATTCAGCAAATACCACCGACCCGGCTGAAATTGAGCAGGCGTATAAAGAGCTGCAAAAACTGCGTCCGAATATTTTAGCGTTTAACTCCGATAACCCGGCCAACCCGTTTATGGAAGGGGAGGTGAATGTCGGGATGATCTGGAACGGCTCCGCTTATGTGGCGCGTCAGTCCGGCCTGAATATTGATGTTGTCTGGCCTGAGGAAGGCGGTATCTTCTGGATGGACAGTCTGGCTATCCCGGCTAATGCCAAAAATCCGGAAGGCGCACATAAGCTGATTGATTTCCTGCTGCGTCCGGAAATTGCGGCACAGGTCGCACAGACTATCGGGTATCCGACCCCGAACCTGGCGGCGAAAAAACTGCTCCCGGCTGAGATTGTGAATGACAAATCACTTTATCCGGATGAGGAAACTATCCGCAAAGGGCAGTGGCAGGATGATGTGGGTGACGCCAGCGTGCTTTATGAAAGCTATTATCAGAAGCTGAAAGCCGGTCGTTAATGTTACTGACGATAAAAAAAGCACCTTCGGGTGCTTTTTTTATGCCTGCAATAAAGTGACATAACCAAAATGATTTCATTGTAATGAAATTTTTGTGAAGTATGACATCGATATTAAACTAAATTTAAATATTACGTCATAATTAAAACGAAATTATTCATAACTTTTAGTATTTCGCGAGAAATACTTTGTTTTTATTTGAAATTTTAATATATAAAAAATATATCTTTTAAGTAATTTTACTTAATTGAATTTACGACTTATAGAGAAAATAGGCAGACATTATGGAAACTTCCGATTTTTATGCAGTCTTAGGCCACAGAATCCAATCAAGACGTAAAGAACTCGGGATTGTTACGGTTAAATTAGCGCAAAAACTGAATATCAGTCAGCAGCAATTTAACCGTTACGAACGCGGTGTCAGTAAAATCAGTCTGCATCATCTTATTGAATTATCTGAATTATTATATGCGCCGGTCGAATGGTTCCTCAGTGGTAAAGCTGAAGCATCAGAACATCCGCATGAACCGCATATTCAGATGCGTTCAAATCAGTTCAGAGCAGAAACAGTATTACTGAACGGCAAACAATTTATTTAAATCAAGATATTTTTTCTGTTGTTATCAATTCTGATACGACAGGCATTATCAGCTAAACGCAGTAAGCCAGTCATCTTTGTTATTATTCTGGTCAAAATCAGCGGAAAGTACATCCGGTGCTAATCCCAGCTGTTTTTGATTCACCATCTTAAGAAGGTATTGTTGGTAAAAGGCATAATAGTTCACAGCTTCGGCGCCAACCTGGCTTACTGATTTGCACATTTCCGTATCAGAATATTCCGGATTTTTAATTAACTTATTTTCAACAGCAATTAATAACTTTATTTTTTCTTGTATATTATTTCCGGTATTGTAGCCATCAATACCTACTAACCCCATTCCCCGATAAATATCTTCCTTTTTATTATAATTAGTTATAAGCCAGTCATGCAATCGTTTGGATTTTTCATTATTTTCGTCAGGGTTAATATCCGCCTTTCCGGCTGTCATTTCTGTTCTCATATTTATTGTCCTTTTTTGTATAATTATAAATATTCACCGGAGATATCCGCCGGGCTATCCGGAACAACACGGGCATTTATTTGTGTTATTTTTTCACGGGCAAACGTTTCCGGTGTCAGATAAAGTAATTTTTTTCCGGTACGTAATATGATGTTACGACTGAAATGAAAAGAAACCGGTACAGTGAAATCCGGATATTCAGTCATTTCTTTTTTAAGCTCAGCCGGCAGGATTAATTCACATTCACTCTCCGCGGCAAACTGTTCAAGCAACTGATGAATCAGCTGAAAACGTATTTTTGTATCATCAAAAAATGCAGTCAGCTCTTTTTCCAGACCGGAAACTGCAACGGCGAGGTTTTGGTGAATGACAGATTTATACTCATTCACCACACGCATCAGTTCCGGCATCGTCTGTGCCAGCCCCTGCTGAAAACCGGCATCAAATCCGGTTTTGCGATGTTGTTCTGCAGTATCTTCCGCCTGTTTTATCAGGCGGGCAGCGTGCTGGTTTGCCTGCCGGGTCAGGTTACTGAGGCGGCAGAGGGCAGAGACATGGCGATCTTTAATCAGCACACCGTGTCTGATATGTGACAGCAGGGAATCAGGCAGTGAACGGCACATAATGTAATACCAAAGGTAAAAGTGAATCGGGCAGATGCGGAAGCCGGATGTCTGCCGGTGACAAGGATGCATCCGTCATCAGCTGAAAGCGGGCTGCCAGCGCAGGAGAAAAACCGGATAATAACTGTGTCATGGCAATCTGGCCGGACAACGCTGCAGGGATATCCGGCAGTGCCTGTACTTGCGGCCATGCCGGCATCGGCAGCACGGAGATCAGAGATAAAAATGCCTGTTGTGATAAATCCGGCACGGTATCATCCGGCAGGCTGTAAGCCCGGCGGATAAAAATATCCAGGTAACGGCTGGCAGCCGGAAGCTGCGGCCAGTGGCGCATCAGCGGGATAACCAGCGGGGAGAGCAGGTCAAAGTCTTTCTCACGCGGCAGCCGGTAGTGATCCATAATGGCTGCATTCTGCATTCTGCGGTAAGACGCAGATTGTGCCGCCGCCGGTAATCCGCCGAACAAGCGGCTGCTGTGCAGATAATCCGCCGGCTGGTACATCACCCGCGTGACCGCGCCCTGTATATCAAACCGGTCATTCATGCTGTTTTACCTTCCGCCGCATCAGAAATGCCCGTAATTGTGCACGGCAGAAATAACCGGCCGCTGCCAGCATTATTCCTGCCGGAAACAGCAGAAAAAGCGGGGACAGTCCGGCTGCTTCCGGCTGAGGCGGCAGATCAATAACCGGTTTCCCGGGATACAGAAGGACAGAAACGGTTTCTTCGGTCAGCCCGTTAAAGGCATTCATCACAAATGTCTGAATATCCCGGGTGAATTGTGTTTCATCTTCAATACCGGAATGGTAGATCAGCACAGAGGCGCGGGGTGTTTCCGGTTTTTTCCGGGAGTTTCCCGGGCCGGACAGCGGATAACTGAGGTGAACACGGGCTCCGGTAACCGCATCAAATGAGAGCAGCGATTGCTCCAGCCGTTGTTCAATGGCCGAAATCAGGCGGGCTTTTTCTGACTGCGGAGAGGCAATCAGTGAATCTGACGGAAAGATCCCGGCAATCTCAATCCGCTCATTACTGGGCAGGTGATATTCCTGCAAAATATGAATGGCCTGACGGCTCTGCTCTTCCGGTACTGAAATGGTAAACAGCCCTTTTCCCTGCGGGACTTTTACTGCCTGAATCTGGTGTTTATGCAGTGCAGCCAGCACTTCATTCGACTGACGCTGATTCAGCGACGACAGAATCGTACCTTCTTTACAGCCGCCGAGCAGCAGACTTATTCCGCTTATTATTAATATAAATATTATCTTGTGCATCACTGACCTTTAATTACGGTATCTGCAGCATTCAGGGTCAGATGCAGCATACGGGAATAAAAACTGATCTCGGTATGCCATTTGGCCATTACGGCCTGGTTTTCCAGCATCATCATGACATCACTGGTGGCCGGGGCTGTTTTTCCCGTGTTCAGTGCTTGTGTTTTCCGGCGCAGGTCTTTTTTTGCGGTTCCCGGTAATATCAAATTCTGATGAGCTGACTGCTCACGGTCATTGAGATCGGCCAGTAATTCAGTGATCCCGGTGATCGTTGTGACAGGTAAAATCCGGTTAAATGATGACATCATACAATCCTTGTTATGGTTAATGGCAGGCGGGTAACCTGCCATTTTTACGTCATAAATCAGCGCATATTGCCGATTGGTGTTGAGAGGTTTTCTTTATGCTGGCGGATCATTGCTGAAAGTGCCGAGCACTTTATATTCAGCGATGAGGAACAGGCCTGCAGCATTGCCATATCGTAGGCATTGGCCGTGTCTTTATTGCCAGACTGTAAATTATTCATCAGCGTATTCAGTTTCACATTATCTTCATGAATCGGTGATTTGAATTGTTTTAGCAGGGTGGTAAATGTTATTGCATCATTTTTATTTGCTATATCAGGCATAAATATCCTTATTTATTAGTCAGAGGTGAATTGTGTATGACTATCAGACAGGTGAATATAATTTACTGATCCATATACTCCCGGCGGTGTATCACGGTATGGCATTTCCCTGTACTGTACCAGCGTGTTTCCCGGTGCTGAGAATATCGTGGTGTTGATATCCTTTATAATATTGTCTGTTTCCTTATCTCTCCTTTTTTCGCCATAAATGATAATGTTGTTACCTGATTTTTTCACAGAGTATCTGATTAACAGATTGCTGAATCTGTTATTTATTAATTTGATTATATCATCAAATGAAAAATATTGTATGGCAATGTCTTTTCTGAATATATCCGGGATGATTAATGGTTTTTTTTTATCATCGCGGTGTATATATGTAATCTCTTTTTTATGATAAAGATCATGAGTCAGAATGATATCACCATCATTTATTTTTAATTTTGATTTATTTATTATATGAATTTTATAGCTAGGCATTTTATTTCTGATGATATTAATTAATTTTTCATCAGAGGATAAAATAAGAATATTATTTCCGTTAATGATGTAATTATTGTCTTTAATGTACTGACTTATAATATTTTTGCTATCTATATTAGCCGGATTCCCATTTTTATTGCTATCGTACTGAAAGAGCATAAATCCGGTTACCGGTATGATAAATAACAGAAGTATTACAGACAGAAGATAGCGCGGGACAGCGCGCTTTGTCGTTTTTTCATATAACATGATGTTTTTACGCCATTTATCCTGTTGTTTTTTTATGGCGAAAAGGACTTTCCCCTGAAAAATAAAGGGGGCGTTATAATTGATTTCTTGTATTACTAATTCACCATCACAGGTTTTAAAAGAGACGTGATAGTTGTTTTCATATAACTCTGCTTCTGTTTTTTCAGGCAGTGGTTCTGCACCTGTGAGATTCAGGTTAATCAGGTCGTCGTCATGGTTAATTGTACTGTTGATGCAGTATCTTCCGGAGGGAATGGTTATTTCTTCCTTTGGTTCCTTATCGGAAATTGTTATCAGGGTATAAAGGTTTTGCATCAGTGTATCCCGGTCATTAAATCATAAGTATAATAATTTAAATTTATAGTGTATTCTTGGTATTCAAATGGTAGTTAGTTTTATAAAAAAATGGTAGTAAAAGATAGTGTAATGTCTTAAATTCATCACTAAATTTTAGTTCGTTCAGTAACAGTTTGCTGCTTTACAGATGGTTATTATCTATGCTGATACAAGGATGGTTTAATTTATATGAAAAAGGAAAGTCAGATATATATTTATAATGATATATACAAAGTGAATGGATGCGGAGAAAACAGTCAGGCTGACTACTGCTTTCCGCTGTCGAAATGTATAAAACTACTGGCATTTATAGATTGCCATTATCATTTATCCCGGGCAGATAATAATGAAGTTGCGGATAACAAGGTTTGTCCTGATTATGAGATTATTTTTCCGGTTCAGGGGGATGCAGATAATCCGGAATACCGGATTGTCTGTGAAATACTGAATGAAAATAGTGTAATAAAAACATTTTTTAATACACTGCGCCACTCTGAGCATTACTGGCTGGTGAAACACCTGATCAGCGCAGCGGATTGTAAAAACAGTAATATCAGGGATATCAGTCAGCGTTACGGGTTATCCGGTACTCACTTCAGACGCCTGTGCCAGCGCTATATCGGCAATCAGAGTAAATACCAGTTACGTCACTGGCGCGGCGTGGCATCAGTGCTGGATATCCTGGTAAAAGAGCATTCACTGACCCGGATCGCGGCAGATAACGGCTACTGCTCGGCATCGCATTTCTCAAATGAAATCAAAATATTATTTGGCATGTCTCCCCGGAAAATAAGGAATTTAAATCATGCGGTTAAAAAATAGCACCGGGGGGGGTGTTCTGCCTTTTTTTCTGCCTGTTTTCTTTGCCGGTCATGGCGGAACAAACACTGTTATACGAAAAAAAACCGCCGCAACAGGCGCAGTATGTGGCGAAAGAAACACGGCTGGATCATTTTTTTTGATGCGCTGGCAGGAAAGCTGGATGTCATAATTATTTCGTCTGATGCGGTGAAAAAGAAGAAGATCTCCGGCACTTTTGATTTATCCGACCCGCAGGCGGCGCTGTCGCAGATGCTGAAAACCATGGCGCTGGTGTCATACCGGGAAAACCGCACACTCTATATTTACAGCAGCAATGAAGTTGAATCTTCCATGCTGACGCTGAATGCGGTAACCCGCAATGAACTGACGACTTTTCTGAAACAAACCGGGCTGTTTGATGCGCAATACCCGCTGACATCTGACCGGCAACAGCGGATTTTGTATGTAACGGCTCCCCCGCGCTATCTGGCACTGATCCGTTCTGCGGCGGACGCACTGGAGGCACAGTACAGTGTACAGGAGCAGGGAATTACGCCGGAAGATGAGCATATTCAGCTGGTTAAGCTGGAACATAGTTTTGTGCAGGACCGGGAAATTACCTCACGGGGGAAAA is a genomic window containing:
- the potD gene encoding spermidine/putrescine ABC transporter substrate-binding protein PotD, with the protein product MKKWSLLLGAGILAAGLSSASADDSKTLYFYNWTEYVPPGLLEQFTKETGIKVIYSTYESNESMYTKLKTYKDGAYDLVVPSTYFVAKMRHEGMLQKIDKSKLSHFDNLDPNLLHKPFDPENDYSIPYIWGATAIGINGDEIDPSSVTSWADLWKPEYKNSLLMTDDAREVFQIALSKLGYSANTTDPAEIEQAYKELQKLRPNILAFNSDNPANPFMEGEVNVGMIWNGSAYVARQSGLNIDVVWPEEGGIFWMDSLAIPANAKNPEGAHKLIDFLLRPEIAAQVAQTIGYPTPNLAAKKLLPAEIVNDKSLYPDEETIRKGQWQDDVGDASVLYESYYQKLKAGR
- a CDS encoding helix-turn-helix domain-containing protein, encoding METSDFYAVLGHRIQSRRKELGIVTVKLAQKLNISQQQFNRYERGVSKISLHHLIELSELLYAPVEWFLSGKAEASEHPHEPHIQMRSNQFRAETVLLNGKQFI
- the sctJ gene encoding type III secretion system inner membrane ring lipoprotein SctJ, with translation MHKIIFILIISGISLLLGGCKEGTILSSLNQRQSNEVLAALHKHQIQAVKVPQGKGLFTISVPEEQSRQAIHILQEYHLPSNERIEIAGIFPSDSLIASPQSEKARLISAIEQRLEQSLLSFDAVTGARVHLSYPLSGPGNSRKKPETPRASVLIYHSGIEDETQFTRDIQTFVMNAFNGLTEETVSVLLYPGKPVIDLPPQPEAAGLSPLFLLFPAGIMLAAAGYFCRAQLRAFLMRRKVKQHE
- a CDS encoding helix-turn-helix domain-containing protein, whose amino-acid sequence is MNGCGENSQADYCFPLSKCIKLLAFIDCHYHLSRADNNEVADNKVCPDYEIIFPVQGDADNPEYRIVCEILNENSVIKTFFNTLRHSEHYWLVKHLISAADCKNSNIRDISQRYGLSGTHFRRLCQRYIGNQSKYQLRHWRGVASVLDILVKEHSLTRIAADNGYCSASHFSNEIKILFGMSPRKIRNLNHAVKK